AGGGAAGAGCTCGACGAAAGGGTTGAATGGGCCCTGAAGAAGGCTGCCCTATGGGACGAGGTTAAGGACAGGCTGAACGATTATCCTGGGAACCTCTCTGGAGGACAGAGGCAGAGGCTCGTTATAGCGAGGGCTCTCGCAATGAAGCCGGAAGTCCTTCTGATGGACGAGCCCACAGCCAACATAGACCCTGTCGGAACTGCCAAGATAGAGGAGCTCCTCCTGGAGCTTAAGGAGGACTACACGATAGTTCTCGTTACCCATTCTCCAGCCCAGGCGGCGAGAGTTGCTGATTACGTTGCCTTCCTCTACCTCGGTGAGCTGATAGAGGTTGGGCCAGCAAGGAAGGTCTTCGAGAACCCGGAGCATGAATTAACCGAGAAGTACGTTACGGGGGCGCTTGGATGAAAAGGAAAGCCCTAGAGAAGGCCCGAAATCTTTTGAGGGCAGAGGGGGATGGAGTCATAAATGGCATGAGAACCCTGACTACCGAGGTCCAAAGAAACGAGTACGGAAGAATGGAAGATCTCCTTTGGGAAGTAACCAATACGAGCGAAGAGTTGAATAACGTTTTGATAGAGATCCTTCTTAGGTATCAGCCCTTGGCAAGCGAACTTCGCTTCGTAAGGTCAGCCTTCAATGCAAACTACGACTTATACAGAATGATGAGACACCTCTCGTGCATTGAGGTTCTGCTTAATCTCCATGGATCAGAGGAGCAGAGGGATCTCGTAATGGAGGCAATGGAAATCTTTCTCCCATGGGTCACCAGAGGAGTTGAGGCTCTAGTTTCAAAAAGGGAAATTCCAGTGGAAGAGCTCCCTTTCATTGAGTTCGAGTTTAACGAACTCTGGGACTCTTATGTTAGGACGGAGACCCCCTACGTTATGGGAACCTTAGTACACCTGGAGGGTTTCTTCAACCATACGAAGAACCTGCTTCGCTCGGCGGTTTATTATCTCTTAGGCTCCAAAGGGCTTGAAAAGACGCCCATACTATATATCGTATGAGGTGATACCATGAGAAAGCTCCTTGATATTGGTGAGGAACAGCTCAAAAAGCTGATAAACGAGATGGGAAACGATGCCCTCAACTCCCTGGAGAACGCCAGGAAAAGCCTCAAAGGAGAGTTCAACTCAACAGAGGAGATATCGAGCAAGCTCCACCTTCTCAGGAACGAGGTTCTCGATATAGCGACCGAGCTCCTCGTGAGGTACTCGCCGGTTGCCAGCGACCTGCGCTTCATCCAGAGCTCGATAGATGTCTCCTACGACCTCTACAGGATTTCGCGCTACGCCATGGAGATAGAGAGAACTGCGAAGATAGTAGGGGCAGAGGAGAGCGAACTCATCAGGGAGGGCTTTGAGCTAACTGTTGAGGCCGTTAAAACTGCAATAGAAGCCTTTGAGAACCTCGATGAAGTCTCGGCAGGAAAGCTCCTTGAGATAGATAACAGAATAGACGACCTCTACATCCAGTCGCTGGAGAACCTGAAAAGCTCGGCCTCTTCTCCGGTTGAGGCCCTCATAATGCGCCACCTGGAGAGGATAAGCGACCACGCGAAGGAAATCGGGGCGCGGGTCGTTTACGTGAAGGAAGGGAAGAGGGTGTAAAGCCAGTTTGCAAAGGGAAGATCTTCCACGCAATTTGGTAATTTTCCGTAAACTTTTTTAAGTTGTATTTCACATATTTTCTGGGGGGTGGCTTATGGGGAAGGCCAGCACTGTGATTTTAACCCTGATCCTCATCCTTGCAGTAGGCCTCGGCATTAACTACGCGGTCAACCACTATGGGAGCTTCAACTACGAGTGGAAGAGGGGCTTCACGAACTACAACACCTACAACCTTGCCGGGAACTCGGTTCTCAACGGCTACATCAAGGCAGACGGAGATGTCAGCGTTTACATCCTCACCAAGGAGAACTTCAAAAAGATGAAGAACGGCGAGCCCTTCAGCTACTACAAGGCCTGGGAGCACGTTCGGAGCGTCGAGTTCGATGGCATTAAGATACCCGATGGAGACTACATCCTCGTCGTCAAGAACGAAGGGGAAGGAATGAGGTGGATTTCAGCGAAGATCGTAAACAAAAAGGAATAGTCAGCACAGAATCGAGTCCTCAGCTAAAACGTCGAACTCTACCTTCCCTATCCCTTCTATCCACGCCTCGATGTGATCGCCGTGCCTGAGCGGGCCGACACCGGCAGGCGTTCCTGTCGCTATTATATCGCCGGGCTCGAGCGTCATCACCGAGCTTATGTACTCTATCAGCTCCGGAACTTTAAAGACCATCTGGCTCGTCCTTCCGAGCTGCCTAAGCTCGCCGTTCACCTTGAGGCCGATTTCGAGGTCTTCAACCTTTAACTCGCGCCTGTCAACGACCCTCGGCCCAACGGGGGCGAAGGTGTCGAAGCCCTTCGCTATCGTCCACGGAAGACCCTTCTTCCTCGCCTCTGCCTGGAGGTCGCGGGCGGTTATGTCGAGCATTATAGTGTAGCCCATGACGTAGTCTATTGCTTTTTCAGCCGGAACGCGCTTTGCGCGCTTCCCGATTATCACCGCCAGCTCGACCTCGTGGTCAACCCTCTTGCTCATTCTGGGAAGGATTATCGGGTCTCCTGGGCCAATAAGGGCGCTCGGTGGCTTGAGGAAGAATATCGGCTTCTCCGGGACGTCGCTCTCCATTTCCTTTGCGTGCTCCGCGTAGTTTTTGGCCAAGGCCACTATCTTGCTCGGCCTGAGTTCGTAGTAGGTATCTCGAAAGGGGAGGCGGATCATTTTGCAACACCAGTGACAATTCCCAACAAGCTAATAAAAATAGCACGCCAGAAATGAAAAAGAAGGAGAAGGTTAATCCACTTTAATCCAGATGTCACTAAGACGGAATTCTCTGTTCACGTTCACAATGACTTCTTCGGGGTCAATGACGATCTTAACTGGTTTGTCCGGTAGTTCAAGGCTTACTGTGGCGGTGCCATTCACCCAGACTCTTTCGTCAACGTACTCGCCGTTTTCCATGTAGATCCTGACCGGAACCGGCATTTTGAAGTCGTTGGCATCGTTTATCGTGAATGTGAGGTTGTAAGTATCCCCTGCTTGCGTAATTTTGAGAACGGTGACGTTGTAGTCCGGCACCTCTGTTGTGTTGAACCACTCGTTGAAGAACCAGCTTAGGTCGTCTCCATAGACTTTCTCAGAGATTCTAATAAAGTCTCTGTAGTCACAGTAGGAACCGTGACATTCTTCAAGAACTGTGTGGAAGATTTGCCTAAACTTTTGATCACCCACCAAGAAGCGCAGGGAGCGCAGTATGTAGGGGCCTTTGAAGTAGCGGATGTACCATGCCTCTCGTGAGTAAAGACGTGGGTCGCTGAAATTGTCGTATTTTCCGGTTATGGTTTCGATGTAAGTGAAATTCTTAATTGACACAACTTGCTTCTCAACTTCATCCATATAGTAGTCGTAGAAATAATCCTGAGGCACTGAGCGGGAATAAGCTTCAAGCATGAGAAACTGGGTCGGGGTTTCCACAAAGAGGCCAAAGCCAGCATAATGTCCAAACCACTCATGGCCTAATTCGTGGAAGAGGTTAAGCTGATAGTTATTCAATGTTGTGAGGAGGTCATTGTCGTATGGGAGAACGAGCGTGCCAAAGTAGTTAATGCCCCTAGCGGTGTAGCCATAGGTTTCCTGGGAAAACCTCCAGAATAACGGGTGGAAAATGATAAAGAATCTGTCAGTCGGTCTCTCTATGCCCGTCAGGTTGCCGTACACGGAGAGAGCCAGGCTCAAGTTCGACTTAAGAGCCTCAATGCCTTCACTTGATATCGCCCACGAGGGCAGATAAACAGTGAAGTTCATGCCCCTGAGTGTGAAATCAACCCTGTCAAGGTCGGGTACTTGGACTATGACGGTGGAGATGCTACGATGCTGTATCCGGGAATCAGGGGAGTAGACAACAGTGCTACCATTTTCGACAGTTCCATAGCAAGCTATGACGTACAGAGTCTCCTCGGGAAGCTTTGGAGTCACAACGATACGGTAACTATCGGGATTCGACGCCAAGTCCCAGAACGAGAAGTCAGTACCAATCGTTATGTTCTCCTTAAGAGAGTAGAACAGCTTCCAGTTCTTCTTGTACCTAACCTCGTATGTTGCAACGCCTTGCAGTTTTGTAAGGTTCGTTGAAACGTTTACCGCGTAGAACTCAATGCCTGAGCCATTGTTAATCTCATACCTGTACCTGTCGAGCTTAGAGAGGTTCAGTGGTACCCCTTCAATTGTTATGTTATTGATGTCAACGAACCCATCTGGAGCAAAGTACCTGGCAATGTAGAGAGTCTTAGACGTGAAATTGAATATCGTGAACTCGTACCTGCCCCTGAAAGTTCCATCCCGATACTCAACGCTTATGTTTCCATGAACATAGTAAGGGACCTTTAAGAAATGGTTCTCCCAGAAATCGTATGCTACAGTACGATTCATCTCCCTGATTTGAGGTGTTTCTGGGTACTCAAACTCAAGAGGGGCCGATTTATGATCCTCATTCGAGGTTGAAGTTAAACTCGCTTCCGTATTACTCGTAACTGATTCTGGGGAAGACGCTGATGGTTGTACTGAACTAGCTGTTTGATCGCTCCTATTCAAACACCCACTGACGACAACTAAAACCGCAACTAAGAGAACGACGACTGGCTTCTTCCACAACTCAGATCCCTCCGAAGGAATCCTTGTTCTAACTTTTACAAGTCAGAAAATAAAAATGTTTTGGGAATATGAAAAACACCGAAGAGGAATAATTTGGGTAACTTCAATTTTTAAGTTCTCAGCGGTTCAGGAATCGCCTTGTCCCACTGCTCCTGAGCAAGCTCGCCGGTGTACTTGAACTTCTCGACCTTCTTTTCTGCCTCCTTCCTCTTCTTCTGGTGCTCCTTGAGGAACTTCTGGACGCGCTCGATCAGCTCGCGCTTGCACTGGCCGCAGGTCAGCTCGCCAGCTTTACAGGCGCGGTAGCGCTCCATGAGCTTCTCGTCGTCGGGTTCAAAGAAGATCTCAAACCACTTGAAGACGACGCACTTCTCCGGGTTCCCGCCCTTCTCGCGCTGCTCCTTGAGCGTTGGTTGGCCGCCGGTGAGGGCGAACTTCCATATCTTCTTTCCGGCCTCCTCGGGGTCGTCCGTGAGGTAAACGGCAGTTTCGGGCTTGCTCGCGCTCATCTTGCCCTCCAAGCTGGTCAAACCTGGCACGAACTTTGAGTGTATTGCAGCAGTCTTGTAGTAGCCAAGGCTTTCGGCGAAGTCCCTCTGGAGCCTCCAATAAGGATCTTGATCTATTGCCGCCGGAATGAGACAGCGCTTCTTCTCGAAGAAGGTTGGAGCGGCCTGTATTGCTGGATAGAATATCATTCCAATCTTGCTCTGCTCGTTGAAGCCAAAAACAGCCCTCGCCATCGAGAAGTTTATCTTCTTCGCTATCGGGAGGGCCATCTCGTAAATCTTGGTAAACTCACTGTTCTGGAAGATGAATGTCTTGTCCGGGTCAAAGCCTACCGCTATGATATCCAGAATGTTCTCGTAAGCCCACCTCTTGGTGTCCTCAAAGCTCAGCTTCTCCTTGAAGAGGAACTTCTCGTCGTCGGTTATCTGGATGTAGAGGTTGACGTCGAAGTTCTCCTGGAGCCACTTGGTAGCGAAGAACGGGATTATGTGGCCGATGTGCATCGGGCCGCTCGGACCCCTCCCAGTGTAGAGGAAGAAGCCCCTTCCACTCTCATAATCCGCTAAAACCTTGTCGTAGTCCCTGTGGGAGAAGAAGAACCTCCTCCTGAAGAACAGAGGCAGCTCGCTCTTCGTGAGCTCTGCGGTCTTCTCTATCAGCTCGTCCGTCAGCGGGCTGGTTCCGAACTGCTCTATCAGCTTGTTGTAGTCCACGACACCCTCAACGTCCCATGGGGTAACCTTAAAGTCGTCCATTCAAACACCTCCGCTTCCAGTGGAAACCAAACTCCAGACTAAGGCGGTGCAGAAGAGGGATTCCTCACCAAAGCCAAAAACGACCACCGAGCATGGAAGAAGAAATGGCGGAGAGATTTTAAAGTTTTTGGGTGCGAAAGTGTTTTTAGGAAAAGGGAACACATCCAATTGGTGGGAGTATGGAGGTAGTTGAGGCTATTTATGAAAACGGCGTCCTCAAGCTCAAGAAAAAGCTCAACTTACCCGACGGTACCGAGGTCAGCGTTAAGCTCATTCCCAAGAAAATATCCGAGAAGACCTTTGGAATCGTGAAGCTTGAGA
This sequence is a window from Thermococcus kodakarensis KOD1. Protein-coding genes within it:
- a CDS encoding phosphate signaling complex PhoU family protein, producing the protein MRKLLDIGEEQLKKLINEMGNDALNSLENARKSLKGEFNSTEEISSKLHLLRNEVLDIATELLVRYSPVASDLRFIQSSIDVSYDLYRISRYAMEIERTAKIVGAEESELIREGFELTVEAVKTAIEAFENLDEVSAGKLLEIDNRIDDLYIQSLENLKSSASSPVEALIMRHLERISDHAKEIGARVVYVKEGKRV
- a CDS encoding M1 family aminopeptidase encodes the protein MWKKPVVVLLVAVLVVVSGCLNRSDQTASSVQPSASSPESVTSNTEASLTSTSNEDHKSAPLEFEYPETPQIREMNRTVAYDFWENHFLKVPYYVHGNISVEYRDGTFRGRYEFTIFNFTSKTLYIARYFAPDGFVDINNITIEGVPLNLSKLDRYRYEINNGSGIEFYAVNVSTNLTKLQGVATYEVRYKKNWKLFYSLKENITIGTDFSFWDLASNPDSYRIVVTPKLPEETLYVIACYGTVENGSTVVYSPDSRIQHRSISTVIVQVPDLDRVDFTLRGMNFTVYLPSWAISSEGIEALKSNLSLALSVYGNLTGIERPTDRFFIIFHPLFWRFSQETYGYTARGINYFGTLVLPYDNDLLTTLNNYQLNLFHELGHEWFGHYAGFGLFVETPTQFLMLEAYSRSVPQDYFYDYYMDEVEKQVVSIKNFTYIETITGKYDNFSDPRLYSREAWYIRYFKGPYILRSLRFLVGDQKFRQIFHTVLEECHGSYCDYRDFIRISEKVYGDDLSWFFNEWFNTTEVPDYNVTVLKITQAGDTYNLTFTINDANDFKMPVPVRIYMENGEYVDERVWVNGTATVSLELPDKPVKIVIDPEEVIVNVNREFRLSDIWIKVD
- a CDS encoding phosphate ABC transporter ATP-binding protein, which encodes MNFAIETVNLNVYYGQNHVIKDVDLKIPNKGVFALMGPSGCGKSTMLRTFNRLIELNEDARVEGEVRLFGENIYSEDVDPIEVRKKVGMVFQYPNPFPHLTIYDNVAIGLKLNGLVKSREELDERVEWALKKAALWDEVKDRLNDYPGNLSGGQRQRLVIARALAMKPEVLLMDEPTANIDPVGTAKIEELLLELKEDYTIVLVTHSPAQAARVADYVAFLYLGELIEVGPARKVFENPEHELTEKYVTGALG
- a CDS encoding fumarylacetoacetate hydrolase family protein, with the translated sequence MIRLPFRDTYYELRPSKIVALAKNYAEHAKEMESDVPEKPIFFLKPPSALIGPGDPIILPRMSKRVDHEVELAVIIGKRAKRVPAEKAIDYVMGYTIMLDITARDLQAEARKKGLPWTIAKGFDTFAPVGPRVVDRRELKVEDLEIGLKVNGELRQLGRTSQMVFKVPELIEYISSVMTLEPGDIIATGTPAGVGPLRHGDHIEAWIEGIGKVEFDVLAEDSILC
- a CDS encoding antitoxin family protein; its protein translation is MEVVEAIYENGVLKLKKKLNLPDGTEVSVKLIPKKISEKTFGIVKLEKEEADKLIQDL
- a CDS encoding tryptophan--tRNA ligase, whose amino-acid sequence is MDDFKVTPWDVEGVVDYNKLIEQFGTSPLTDELIEKTAELTKSELPLFFRRRFFFSHRDYDKVLADYESGRGFFLYTGRGPSGPMHIGHIIPFFATKWLQENFDVNLYIQITDDEKFLFKEKLSFEDTKRWAYENILDIIAVGFDPDKTFIFQNSEFTKIYEMALPIAKKINFSMARAVFGFNEQSKIGMIFYPAIQAAPTFFEKKRCLIPAAIDQDPYWRLQRDFAESLGYYKTAAIHSKFVPGLTSLEGKMSASKPETAVYLTDDPEEAGKKIWKFALTGGQPTLKEQREKGGNPEKCVVFKWFEIFFEPDDEKLMERYRACKAGELTCGQCKRELIERVQKFLKEHQKKRKEAEKKVEKFKYTGELAQEQWDKAIPEPLRT